A region of the Gemmobacter fulvus genome:
GCATGACCTGATCTGCGCCGGATCGGCCGAGGTGATCGTGGCGGGCGGCATGGAAAGCATGAGCAACGCCCCCTATCTGCTGCCCAAGGCGCGGGCGGGGCTGCGGCTGGGCCATGGTCAGGTGATCGACCATATGTTCCTCGACGGGCTGGAGGATGCCTATGACAAGGGCCGCCTGATGGGCACCTTTGCCGAAGATTGCGCCGGGTCTTATCAGTTCACGCGCGAAGCGCAGGATGCCTATGCCATCGCCTCGCTGACGCGGGCGCAGCAGGCGATTGCGGCAGGCCATTTCGCCGCTGAAATCGGCGCGGTGACCGTGAAGGCGGGCCGAAGCGAAACGGTGGTCAGTGTCGATGAACAGCCCGGCAAGGCGCGGCTCGACAAGATCCCCACGCTGCGCCCGGCCTTCCGCGACGGCGGCACGGTGACGGCGGCCAACAGCTCCAGCATCTCGGACGGGGCGGCGGCGCTGGTGCTGATGCGCGCCTCCGAGGCCGAGCGGCGCGGCTTGACCCCGCGCGCCCGCATTGTTGGCCATACCACCCATGCCGACAAGCCGAACCTGTTTCCCACCGCGCCGGTGGGGGCGATCCGCAAACTTGCGGCGCGCACTGGCTGGTCCATGGCTGATGTCGACCTGTTCGAGATCAACGAGGCCTTTGCCGTGGTGGCCATGGCCGCCATGCGCGATCTCGATCTGCCGCATGACAAGGTGAACATCCATGGCGGTGCCTGCGCTTTGGGGCATCCGATCGGGGCTTCGGGGGCGCGGGTCATGGTCACGCTGCTGGCGGCGTTGGAAACCCACGGG
Encoded here:
- a CDS encoding acetyl-CoA C-acyltransferase, producing MTAQDPIVIVGAARTPMGGFQGDFATVQAADLGAVAIAAALARAGLAPEAVQEVIMGCVLPAGQGQAPARQAALKAGLPLGAGATTVNKMCGSGMKAAMFAHDLICAGSAEVIVAGGMESMSNAPYLLPKARAGLRLGHGQVIDHMFLDGLEDAYDKGRLMGTFAEDCAGSYQFTREAQDAYAIASLTRAQQAIAAGHFAAEIGAVTVKAGRSETVVSVDEQPGKARLDKIPTLRPAFRDGGTVTAANSSSISDGAAALVLMRASEAERRGLTPRARIVGHTTHADKPNLFPTAPVGAIRKLAARTGWSMADVDLFEINEAFAVVAMAAMRDLDLPHDKVNIHGGACALGHPIGASGARVMVTLLAALETHGLTRGVASLCIGGGEATAIAVERMV